The region GCTTGTGGTTTTGGGGGCATCACTTAGAGAGCAGGATTTAAGTATGATTTTCCTTTTGGCGACTTACTATTGATGGTTAATGTAGTTAAAGTTGTACAATAGGTATTTATAAGGTACTAGTGATTTAACATGCACATATTATTACACCTGTAAACTTTGGATATGATGATACTCTGCAATTATTTGTATTCTATGgtatatagtccatgagccgggccagatatcggtaccacccggagtgactaattttctttggtatttttaggtagatgcatgtctgtagtttattttttgatatgatagcccttacatatacgtagcttattaaccccttcagccctaggcctatttgtacccaagtgcctaagccaatctgacctgtgccacttcatgggctaataactttggaacgctttcacctatccaagccattctgagattgttttctcgtgacatattgtacttcacgtcagtgctaaatgggagtcaatatattttacctttctatataaaaaaatgctaaatattcggaaattttggaaaaatcggcaattttttaactttgaaattctctgctttttacaaaaatactgataccccccataatagttattaatttacactccccacatgtttacttcatattggcatcattttgaaaatgaaaccttattgttttacgacgtaatagggcttatagttttatgcgcaatttttcacatttacagcaaaacccacttttcaaaggaccaagtcacttctgaagtcactttaaggggcttacataacagaaaccacccataaattaccccattttgcaaactacacccctcaagctgttcaaaactcatttttaaaaactgttaaccctttaggtgttccacaggaattttagcagaatgaaggcgaaatttcaaaatttcattttttttccagatattacattgtaatccaattttacctgcaacctagcaagggttaacggcaaacccaaacttggttaccctaattctgcagtttatagaaacaccccacatgtactcgtaaactaaagtatgggcacacagcacagctcaacacggaaggagcgctatgtggtttttgggtggcggattcactggaagaaatctagggggccatgtcacatttgaaggctgcctgaggtacccccacagtggaaacaccaaaaagtgaccctattttggaaactacacccccaaggaatcttttagggggtatagtgaccactttgacccaaccagtgtttcacagtagttggaaacacttggttgagaaaatggaaaaagtgcattttttacatgaaggtgtcattttaggctcatttttttatttttaagaggtgtaccagcaaaaaatgcaccccactatttgttcaccaatctctcccgaacacaacaacacccgatatgttgtcgtacactgcagtattggggaacggcaggcctcggaagggaaggagcgccaaatgacttttggagtgcaaattttactggaagaaatctagggggctatgtcacatttgaagacaccctgaggtgccccaacacacgcacacacactgacacatacacgtacacactgacacatacatggtcgagaccatgctggccctggttcgagcttcaagagaaggcaactggatgcttcacctaggagcaatccgacagatgataccatggtgttttgcctatgacaaggtcaactatgcccgatacctaacctattactatgccacaatgtctcggctgcccatagaacacccagaggtccatgaatacttcatgcaaggtggcttttcggtccagatcggtagcaagaatccttttggacgaattcctgtggaccagaccattgaagagacaatcaacaaagacacccagacaccagggggcacaaaaggcttcagcctcaaagttggagctgtttccaggttctacctgacatcagagtaccgcagtatgtacttgaggcagctgagggccctggtaggccaacaatatactgacttcagccattcagacctacaggtgtctaggattagaagagatgaagccgatgtccaatctttcgttcaactgctggagacaggttgggtgaaccccttcaacaaagagcataatggtgaacttatcagtttgtcaacagcgactgtagcaccaccagatgtagccaaagaccttcaaggggcatacagtataggagaggatgcatatcaaacattcaaggatgagcgtttgggtaccgataagccaactacattgtttcatgacaagatgacgaagaacaaacttaaaacgttctctaacatccaaatgaagacacgcagacaaggtcttggcaaggaggtaattttgaaggctgacagaaacctatttggccagatgatacttgtagctgagaacagaaagctacaaatgagtgatgtcttgactcatcccctgggtccattgccatgggcacttgccaatggtgatgggtctatccgcaagaccaacaaggctgccctcgcaagggagttggagaggaatgctcgtcctgcagaagtgatccccgagccctctgcaaccatcattgatgggatgagcctggttcagaaactgaagggaaacaatgcaacatttggccagctagcaggcacagcaatgagtcgcgctatccatgagggtgctaagagcaagcgcattgatattgtctttgacgtctacaaggagacatccatcaaagatacagaaagagtcaacagatatgaaggcacagggatccatttcaagaacattcaacatgggcacaacatccagcagtggaaaaagcttctaagtagttcctccaacaaggcaagtctcataaagtttctggtagaagaatggaaggcgaaacaccacagggagaagcttgaggagaaggagctgtatgtcacatgtgagcagctctgctttaagatcaccaaagaacagtgggaagaggctgctgaccttaagtcaaatcaagaagaagcagacacacgcctccttctccatgctcttcatgcagcagaatctggttacaagtcggtcatcatcacttcggaggatactgatgtcatggtcctgtgtctgggcatgtgccacaaaatcccatcccacctgttccagaaatgcggtacacagaaccggacaagattcctggatatcaccactctgagccgaacattgggaggcagcgtatgtgattcattgattggtatgcatgcatttacaggctgtgacaccgtcagtgcattcgctggccgtgggaagatgacgacactcaagcagttgaagatgaacaagacataccaggatgcctttcaggaagttggtcgttcatgggaagtgtctaccgaactttttgagaagttacaggaaatcacctgccacatgtacctgccaactacccaaacaactgaggtaaacaggctccgttatcagctgttctgtgccagacgtggagtggtagagtcaagtcaactccctccttgccaggactgccttttcatgcatgcactgcgtgcaaactaccaggctgcgatctggaggagaagtctgcagagccagccatgggttgcaaacccaacagactgcggttggatgatagataacgacggaaagcttgttgtcaagtggatgcaaggggcaccagcaccagaagctattatacagctactgtcctgcaagtgtgtgcggtcatgtgaacttcctcagtgtacttgcctcagcaatggcctgaagtgcacagacatgtgcagattacagacatgccagaacaagggtactgaagacgagccagtagaacaacagtcagattcagagtccgatgttgaagatattatggagtaacatatatatatatatatatatatatatatatatatatatatatatatatatatatatatatatgcacatgacatgttcagtgtgtatttacataacttggattaaattttgttacaaatactacatctagtcactccgggtggtaccgatatcgtcatatttggttcttggctcatgctaaaattcctgtggaacacctaaagggttaacagtttttaaaaatgagttttgaacagcttgaggggtgtagtttgcaaaatggggtaatttatgggtggtttctgttatgtaagccccttaaagtgacttcagaagtgacttggtcctttgaaaagtgggttttgctgtaaatgtgaaaaattgcgcataaaactataagccctattacgtcgtaaaacaataaggtttcattttcaaaatgatgccaatatgaagtaaacatgtggggagtgtaaattaataactattatggggggtatcagtatttttgtaaaaagcagagaatttcaaagttaaaaaattgccgatttttccaaaatttccgaatatttagcatttttttatatagaaaggtaaaatatattgactcccatttagcactgacgtgaagtacaatatgtcacgagaaaacaatctcagaatggcttggataggtgaaagcgttccaaagttattagcccatgaagtggcacaggtcagattggcttaggcacttgggtacaaataggcctagggctgaaggggttaataagctacgtatatgtaagggctatcatatcaaaaaataaactacagacatgcatctacctaaaaataccaaagagaattagtcactccgcttggtaccgatatcgtcaaatttggttcttggctcatggactaataattgataatgataaatgcaaatgtgtgcaatgtttgttttattctggaattaataaacgaattttaaaaaaaacaaaaacgttacCTGTTACCTATAGGGGATGTTTTTTTTGCGGCACCTTTTGGGCATCTTATTTATACATGCTCCTTTTTATCCAGCACAATTTCATGTATTCCTTcctgaccggaagtgacgttgaTTTTTCACTCCGGCCGGAAGTGATTTCTGCTGTTCATCGTGCGCTTCACTCCGGTCTCTTTTGGATGTGAAGATAGTTAGGAATCGCGTGACATGCTGTCTCCCCAAAGCCAGAAGCTCTATTTAGCGCTCCACAGGACGCACCGGATGTGAATTTCACATGGCGCCCGATTTAAAGCTATCCATCCACATGCGGTAAGTCCGCTCCTTCACTTCGGTGTGTGATGGATATCACACACCTTGTCTTCACTTTGTAACAAACGGCTTCTCCCCTGATTACCAAGCCTAGAGAAATGCGTCGGGAGATATATTTGTGAGGGATGATTTGAACATGGTCAGGTATGAATCCAAATAACGGGGTACTGTACGGATGTTTGGAGGCCTCCCCCTATGAATATGGATATCTTTGGACCGACCCACCCCCTTTTGTGAAGGATGGAACTAcgtttgggtgagattgttccttttataTACGTAGGCAATAAGTTTCAAATTGATTGTTTGCCTTTTTCTGCCAAATGCTGAATATGTTATGTGCAGATTGTGAGGCAACTGCTAATAGTGTATTGTTTTTTGGTGgtgtatatatttttgaaaaaggtTCCCCCTTTTTTTCCCACCATGCTACGTGGATTTGCAGCGCTCTGGGTGAGTGTCTGATAGTATGTGAATTGTGTGTGGTTATAATTTGGTATTTGTGTTGGTGTAATAAGGGTCTTCAGGACATTTTTATGGTTCatattaaaagctatgttttaaaCTTGTTTTACCTTGCTGTATAcactgttcttaggcttccaagcttctccattTTTCCTCCAAACGTGACGATCGtcatatatccaagcccttgcctccttctgccgcctcaaactcaaaaacatttcccggatccgcgcattccttgaccgcgacaccgcaaaaacattagtgcatgcccttatctcccgcctcgactactgcaacctcctactctctgaactcacctctagcactctggctccactccaatccatcctacactctgctgcccgactaatctacctgtctccccgctattctccagcctctcccctatgccaagcccttcactggcttcctatcgcccagagactccagttcaaaaccctcacaatgacctacaaagccatccacaacctatctcctccatacatctgtgacatgatctcccggtacctaccaacacgcaacctccgatcctctcaagacctccttctctactcccctctcatctcttcttcccacaaccgcatccaagacttctcccgtgcttcccccatactctggaactctctaccccagcacatcagactctcgcctaccatagaagccttcaaaaagaacccgaagactcacctcttccgacaagcctacagcctgcagtgatcctgaacctactaaaccgccgcacaaccagctctaccctctgctagtgtatcatcacccgtcccctgcagactgtgagccctcgcgggcagggtcctccctccttatgtacccgtatgccttgttttttgctcatgtttaatgtatttgtctatatttgccccgtatttcacatgtaaagcgccgtggaataaatggcactataaaaatgtataataataataattatgcccaaaaagtttcattttagtttcatcagaccataggacatacctccaaaaattaaggtctttgttcctgtgtgcatttgcaaacattaatctggctttttatgtttcttttggagtaatggtttcttcctggcagagtggcctttcagtccatgttgatacagtactcatttcactgtggatattgacacaatcttaccagcttccgccatcatcttcacaaggtcttttgcttttgtccttgggttgatatgcacatgtcggaccaaagcaggttcatctctgggacacagaacccatctccttcctgagcggatgatggctggacattcccatcttgcttgtacttgcgtataattgtttgcacAGATGAACTAGGCACCttcaaattgtacccaaggatgagccagacttcagCAAGTGCACAATTCTctttctgatatcttggctgatttcttgagactttcccatgatgctacacaaagcagtgtgtttcaggtgtgcattaaaatacatcaaaaaatgtctctaattaactcagatgttgccaaaaaatctCAGAAGCTTCCGAACACAAgatatcatcatatgggcagtacagaattgtttaaaggcatagtaatcttagtgtatgtaaacttttgactttgcagtaaggctaaggtcacactgcgttatggcagtccgacggactgcattacaccgcggcataacgaagtccgttaacgctgccattaagcctTATTATCGGgagcatcgccaacgcatgccataatcggtATGcactagtgatgtgccgtcattcagtgacggagcctcggatacaggctgcagcgtctgaggctccgtcaccgctagcacagatgaatcatctgtgctagcggtatagcataacgcgacggctgctttaacgcagtatgaacctggcctaaataataaaaattgcttaaaacattctctcattagTCTGGCATTTGACTAAaaataattatagtaatcctagttgacctaaaatggaaaaggtttattctgatttcatgtcagatattgagaaaaacatgcagctgTGTTTTATTATATAGTATATGTAAacatctggtttcaactgtacatatcAGTGCATGCGTGATTCTTGTTCGCTGGACTTTTTCAATTGAAGCAATCTCCTTCGCTAGGCCAAATCATATCTTTCATGGGCGCAGTAAGGGTCTTatgttttattcattttattttatgTAACAGTATTGTTTTGtcccattatttaaaaaaaaaatatataaaagatttTACAAACACTGCCTATaattttggattaaatataaatttTAAtaattctgttccttttgttctgtaacccGCTTACCAAAGCCATACGCTACCAGAACTAGGCCTCCAGTCATCCTGTAAAACATGACTGATGGTGGCAGCGAGTAGTCGTGGAGTTCATAGTGACCGTAACAGGTGTAAATACATATATTTCATAAGTCGGAGGTATATATACCATATGGTCAATGTTAGCTTCCCAATAACCCGCCTCATTAGTGgaaacagcctgcggcctcctctGTTGATCACCGGTCAATCGCATAATTGTCCTGGCGATAGGGGGCAGCATAGAGCTGTTTGCTCCAAAGAGAACAGCGGGTGGATCTGCGTGACCTCCCAGGCTGCGATCCTTGTCAGTCACGTACATCGCTCAGCTATCTTCATCCATCACAAAGGCTGTAATGGAGCAGCAACCAAATTCAAACAGGTCACACAGGACCCCAATCTCCCGTAATCAGTGGATCCCCAGTTATTAGACACTTATCTTAAGTTGTAATTATGGACCAACCCTTTAAAAGAAAGGTGGGGGTTCTGCTTTACATATACCTGTAAAACTAACCACTGTACTTTGTATAGCAGTTCCTTTCATGAGAAGAGTACAACCGAGAATATTTTGGAGAACCAAAAAAGAGGATGAGGATGGTGATGACCGTGAGGATGATGATGGGTATACTCAAAGTGAAAAGTCATTTCAAAGCCTGTCCAACATGTTGGGTAGGAAGATGAAATCAAAAATGAGAGATGATGATGAAAACGATAGGCAAGTCGGTGATAGAGACCTAAGAAAGCCGGGCAAAGATCAGAATATGAAGAAAGTTAAGGAAAAACCGAAAACAACAGAACAGGAGAGAAGTTCCGACATGTCAGTTCCATTAAAAAAGAAAGATAAAGGAGACctcaagaagaaagatggcaagACTTTGAAAAAAGACAATAAATCTGCACAAAAGACCGAGAAACTTCAGAAGACAACTGAAGGGACATCCAAAAGAGAggataaaaatgtgaaaaagtcaAAAGCGTATACGCAAGCAAAACCGGCACAAAAAGAAAGGAAGAAGAAAATTCTAAAGGAAGTAAAGACGGTcaagagttccaaactgaagaaagagaaGATCACAAAGCCGAAGAAAACTAAAACGCCCACAGTTCGCAAGAAGAAAAGATGAGGCTTCCTCTGCTTTTATTAATTTCTGTTTTCTTTGGTAACCATTTCAATAAAAGTGGCTCTGGTCCATAACAACCTAAGAAAGGTTACATCATTTTACTCTGTGCATGTTTATGGAGAGGTCATAGTTATTTCTGTGGGGCAGCTAGAATATACAATCACTTCCAGATTATGGCAGCAGCGCTTGACTCATTCACAAAGACAATGCTAGCCAAGTACTGTGCAGGGGAACTACAACATAGCAGGTAGCCAGCCACAGCAGAAGCCACACGCTGAACGGAACCGAGCATCTAAGTTTTTGTAATCGTTAACACCCTCTTCTTAATTGGAGTCCAAACAAGGGGGTCTCTCCTCTACTGGTGTAGTACACTGTAGTTTACCAAATAGATATCAATGTGGAGATGGTAAGATACATAATATCAGTGGAGCCCATCCAGGCTCATTACAAAACCACAGATATCTGGTACCGGACAGGAGGCACGGATTTCTACAC is a window of Ranitomeya variabilis isolate aRanVar5 chromosome 2, aRanVar5.hap1, whole genome shotgun sequence DNA encoding:
- the LOC143805280 gene encoding uncharacterized protein LOC143805280 isoform X2; translated protein: MKMSLICAEIAVVLVIFTVWMPITANNITTDTKRENQSAIQVNGSTATSHYHKLIKRCWNKVIPGRPTLARVVVAGTFFILAAVIAGLCLFFYIYFRHKDEYADFEEGLLSRRRCFKPHLEDVEAGLSRYMTTLVPFMRRVQPRIFWRTKKEDEDGDDREDDDGYTQSEKSFQSLSNMLGRKMKSKMRDDDENDRQVGDRDLRKPGKDQNMKKVKEKPKTTEQERSSDMSVPLKKKDKGDLKKKDGKTLKKDNKSAQKTEKLQKTTEGTSKREDKNVKKSKAYTQAKPAQKERKKKILKEVKTVKSSKLKKEKITKPKKTKTPTVRKKKR
- the LOC143805280 gene encoding uncharacterized protein LOC143805280 isoform X1, which translates into the protein MKMSLICAEIAVVLVIFTVWMPITANNITTDTKRENQSAIQVNGSTATSHYHKLIKRCWNKVIPGRPTLARVVVAGTFFILAAVIAGLCLFFYIYFRHKDEYADFEEGLLSRRRCFKPHLEDVEAGLSRYMTTLAVPFMRRVQPRIFWRTKKEDEDGDDREDDDGYTQSEKSFQSLSNMLGRKMKSKMRDDDENDRQVGDRDLRKPGKDQNMKKVKEKPKTTEQERSSDMSVPLKKKDKGDLKKKDGKTLKKDNKSAQKTEKLQKTTEGTSKREDKNVKKSKAYTQAKPAQKERKKKILKEVKTVKSSKLKKEKITKPKKTKTPTVRKKKR